In Bactrocera oleae isolate idBacOlea1 chromosome 3, idBacOlea1, whole genome shotgun sequence, a genomic segment contains:
- the LOC106627480 gene encoding C-type lectin 37Db-like, which yields MGFTQYFILIFCFTGVLSNSTNISKRGENEAQPFIEIGSKFYLINTAATMNWFGAALYCRNFDSDLAVIESPAEMNALSFYLTTNDGHIGKYFWLGVTDLAEEGKFMSLKDGRPMLYAKWSGGQPDNAGQNEDCVHLWAVNNIFHMNDNDCMAKLYAICELRQLRKATCVT from the exons ATGGGCTtcacacaatattttattttaattttctgcttTACGGGAGTTTTATCCAAttctacaaatatttcaaaacgcG GTGAGAATGAGGCACAACCCTTCATAGAGATCggtagtaaattttatttaataaatactgCTGCTACG ATGAATTGGTTTGGTGCGGCGCTTTATTGTCGCAACTTTGATAGTGATTTGGCCGTTATCGAGTCGCCAGCTGAGATGAATGCACTAAGTTTCTATTTAACCACGAATGACGGTCACattggtaaatatttttggcTTGGTGTCACCGACTTGGCGGAAGAGGGTAAATTTATGTCACTCAAAGACGGACGTCCAATGCTCTATGCTAAATGGTCAGGTGGTCAACCAGATAACGCCGGTCAAAATGAAGATTGTGTACATCTTTGGGCcgttaataatatatttcatatgaaCGATAACGATTGCATGGCTAAGCTTTATGCCATCTGTGAGTTGCGACAACTAAGGAAGGCGACGTGTgtgacttga
- the LOC106627481 gene encoding C-type lectin 37Db, whose protein sequence is MLSVTLACNMGLTQYFILIFCFTGVLSNSTNISKRGENEAQPFIEIGSKFYLINTAATMNWFGAALYCRNFDSDLAVIESPAEMNALSFYLTTNDGHIGKYFWIGVTDLAEEGKFMSLKDGRPMLYAKWSGGQPDNAGQNEDCVHLWAVNNIFHMNDNDCMAKLYAICELRQPRKSCDVCDLKNFIDRFMQHTNVLNCRN, encoded by the exons atgt TGTCGGTTACGCTTGCTTGCAATATGGGCCtcacacaatattttattttaattttctgcttTACGGGAGTTTTATCCAAttctacaaatatttcaaaacgcG GTGAGAATGAGGCACAACCCTTCATAGAGATCggtagtaaattttatttaataaatactgCTGCTACG ATGAATTGGTTTGGTGCGGCGCTTTATTGTCGCAACTTTGATAGTGATTTGGCCGTTATCGAGTCGCCAGCTGAGATGAATGCACTAAGTTTCTATTTAACCACGAATGACGGTCACattggtaaatatttttggattGGTGTCACCGACTTGGCGGAAGAGGGTAAATTTATGTCACTCAAAGACGGACGTCCAATGCTCTATGCTAAATGGTCAGGTGGTCAACCAGATAACGCCGGTCAAAATGAAGATTGTGTACATCTTTGGGCcgttaataatatatttcatatgaaCGATAACGATTGCATGGCTAAGCTTTATGCCATCTGTGAGTTGCGACAACCAAGGAAGAGTTGCGACGTGtgtgatttgaaaaattttattgatagaTTCATGCAACATACAAATGTTCTAAACTGTCGAAATTAG